One window of Henckelia pumila isolate YLH828 unplaced genomic scaffold, ASM3356847v2 CTG_525:::fragment_3, whole genome shotgun sequence genomic DNA carries:
- the LOC140873367 gene encoding major strawberry allergen Fra a 1-2-like, which produces MDVITANHELKAKVSPKRMFEAIVIHGPKLLPKIAPRAIKSIDILQGHGGVGSIRQINFPNGAPFPYIREKVDVVDTENLVFKARAFESRMFADKIEAIHSTQKYEDSGDGGCIVKLTVEIHPKDGAEFNEEDRKVGKAFGREIFSIVEEYLIAHPDVCP; this is translated from the exons aTGGATGTGATCACTGCCAACCATGAACTGAAGGCCAAAGTCTCCCCTAAGAGGATGTTCGAGGCAATAGTTATCCACGGCCCCAAGCTATTACCCAAAATAGCCCCACGGGCGATTAAGAGCATAGATATCCTCCAAGGCCACGGTGGTGTCGGAAGCATTAGGCAGATCAATTTCCCCAATG GTGCTCCATTCCCTTACATTAGGGAAAAAGTCGACGTCGTCGACACGGAGAACTTAGTGTTCAAGGCTCGTGCATTTGAAAGCCGGATGTTTGCCGACAAGATTGAGGCGATCCACTCGACGCAGAAGTACGAGGATTCAGGCGACGGAGGATGCATCGTGAAGCTCACAGTAGAGATTCACCCCAAGGACGGTGCCGAATTCAACGAAGAAGATCGCAAGGTGGGCAAAGCATTTGGTCGTGAGATTTTCAGCATCGTCGAAGAATACCTCATTGCTCATCCTGATGTGTGCCCATGA